In Chiloscyllium plagiosum isolate BGI_BamShark_2017 chromosome 39, ASM401019v2, whole genome shotgun sequence, one genomic interval encodes:
- the LOC122542234 gene encoding cytohesin-3-like isoform X3, producing the protein MEIAKVITELENFNHTEEGTLAERNKLMAMGKKKFNMDPKKGIEYLVENKLLSPKEEDVAKFLYKGEGLHKTAIGDYLGEREATYIKTLQCFVELHEFADLNLVQALRQFLWSFRLPGEAQKIDRMMEAFATQYCHCNPDVFQSTDTCYVLSFAIIMLNTSLHNPNVKDKPTLERFITMNRGINNGGDLPQDLLRNLYDSIRNEPFKIPEDDGNDLTHTFFNPDREGWLSKLGGRVKTWKRRWFILTDNCLYYFEYTTDKEPRGIIPLENLCVKVSEDSRKLNCFDLYSPNSKGHTIKACKTHNDGRVVEGNHQFYRISAPSREERDEWIKSIRASITRDPFYDMVASRKKKLTVNKSN; encoded by the exons ATGGAAATTGCAAAAGTCATCACTGAGCTTGAGAACTTTAATCACACAGAGGAAGG CACACTTGCGGAGAGGAACAAGCTGATGGCCATGGGAAAGAAGAAATTCAACATGGATCCCAAGAAG GGTATAGAGTATTTGGTAGAAAACAAATTGCTATCTCCGAAGGAAGAAGATGTTGCCAAGTTCCTATACAAGGGGGAAGGCCTGCATAAAACAGCCATAGGAGACTATCTTGGAGAGAG aGAGGCAACATACATCAAGACCCTACAATGTTTTGTTGAGCTTCATGAGTTTGCAGATCTCAACCTTGTGCAGGCACTGAG GCAGTTTCTATGGAGCTTCCGGTTGCCGGGTGAAGCACAGAAGATCGACAGAATGATGGAGGCGTTTGCAACACAGTACTGCCATTGCAACCCAGACGTTTTTCAATCAACAG ATACCTGCTACGTGTTGTCCTTTGCCATAATCATGTTGAACACAAGTCTCCATAATCCCAATGTTAAGGACAAGCCAACACTGGAGAGGTTTATAACAATGAACCGTGGGATTAACAATGGAGGGGATCTTCCTCAGGATCTTCTCCGG AATTTGTATGACAGCATCCGGAATGAGCCATTTAAAATcccagaggatgatgggaatGATTTAACACATACATTTTTCAACCCAGATAGGGAAGGATGGCTTTCGAAACTGG GAGGCCGAGTGAAGACATGGAAACGTCGTTGGTTTATTCTGACAGACAACTGCCTGTATTACTTCGAATACACAACA GATAAAGAACCCCGTGGTATTATTCCTTTGGAAAATTTATGTGTCAAAGTGTCTGAAGACTCCAGAAAATTG AATTGCTTTGACTTGTATAGTCCAAACAGCAAAGGTCATACCATTAAAGCCTGCAAAACACACAATGATGGACGGGTTGTTGAAGGGAACCACCAGTTTTACAGGATATCTGCCCCGTCGAGGGAAGAGAGAGATGAATGGATTAAATCAATCAG AGCCAGCATCACGCGAGATCCTTTCTACGACATGGTAGCTTCTCGAAAGAAAAAGTTAACTGTCAacaaatcaaattga
- the LOC122542234 gene encoding cytohesin-3-like isoform X1 — protein MEDNQEEFSDLTPEENEEIKRVRLHKEELQNDIQRLKMEIAKVITELENFNHTEEGTLAERNKLMAMGKKKFNMDPKKGIEYLVENKLLSPKEEDVAKFLYKGEGLHKTAIGDYLGEREATYIKTLQCFVELHEFADLNLVQALRQFLWSFRLPGEAQKIDRMMEAFATQYCHCNPDVFQSTDTCYVLSFAIIMLNTSLHNPNVKDKPTLERFITMNRGINNGGDLPQDLLRNLYDSIRNEPFKIPEDDGNDLTHTFFNPDREGWLSKLGGRVKTWKRRWFILTDNCLYYFEYTTDKEPRGIIPLENLCVKVSEDSRKLNCFDLYSPNSKGHTIKACKTHNDGRVVEGNHQFYRISAPSREERDEWIKSIRASITRDPFYDMVASRKKKLTVNKSN, from the exons AGTTCTCAGATCTCACACCAGAGGAAAACGAAGAGATCAAGAGAGTCCGTTTGCATAAGGAAGAGCTGCAGAACGACATTCAG AGACTGAAGATGGAAATTGCAAAAGTCATCACTGAGCTTGAGAACTTTAATCACACAGAGGAAGG CACACTTGCGGAGAGGAACAAGCTGATGGCCATGGGAAAGAAGAAATTCAACATGGATCCCAAGAAG GGTATAGAGTATTTGGTAGAAAACAAATTGCTATCTCCGAAGGAAGAAGATGTTGCCAAGTTCCTATACAAGGGGGAAGGCCTGCATAAAACAGCCATAGGAGACTATCTTGGAGAGAG aGAGGCAACATACATCAAGACCCTACAATGTTTTGTTGAGCTTCATGAGTTTGCAGATCTCAACCTTGTGCAGGCACTGAG GCAGTTTCTATGGAGCTTCCGGTTGCCGGGTGAAGCACAGAAGATCGACAGAATGATGGAGGCGTTTGCAACACAGTACTGCCATTGCAACCCAGACGTTTTTCAATCAACAG ATACCTGCTACGTGTTGTCCTTTGCCATAATCATGTTGAACACAAGTCTCCATAATCCCAATGTTAAGGACAAGCCAACACTGGAGAGGTTTATAACAATGAACCGTGGGATTAACAATGGAGGGGATCTTCCTCAGGATCTTCTCCGG AATTTGTATGACAGCATCCGGAATGAGCCATTTAAAATcccagaggatgatgggaatGATTTAACACATACATTTTTCAACCCAGATAGGGAAGGATGGCTTTCGAAACTGG GAGGCCGAGTGAAGACATGGAAACGTCGTTGGTTTATTCTGACAGACAACTGCCTGTATTACTTCGAATACACAACA GATAAAGAACCCCGTGGTATTATTCCTTTGGAAAATTTATGTGTCAAAGTGTCTGAAGACTCCAGAAAATTG AATTGCTTTGACTTGTATAGTCCAAACAGCAAAGGTCATACCATTAAAGCCTGCAAAACACACAATGATGGACGGGTTGTTGAAGGGAACCACCAGTTTTACAGGATATCTGCCCCGTCGAGGGAAGAGAGAGATGAATGGATTAAATCAATCAG AGCCAGCATCACGCGAGATCCTTTCTACGACATGGTAGCTTCTCGAAAGAAAAAGTTAACTGTCAacaaatcaaattga
- the LOC122542234 gene encoding cytohesin-3-like isoform X2, with the protein MIKFSDLTPEENEEIKRVRLHKEELQNDIQRLKMEIAKVITELENFNHTEEGTLAERNKLMAMGKKKFNMDPKKGIEYLVENKLLSPKEEDVAKFLYKGEGLHKTAIGDYLGEREATYIKTLQCFVELHEFADLNLVQALRQFLWSFRLPGEAQKIDRMMEAFATQYCHCNPDVFQSTDTCYVLSFAIIMLNTSLHNPNVKDKPTLERFITMNRGINNGGDLPQDLLRNLYDSIRNEPFKIPEDDGNDLTHTFFNPDREGWLSKLGGRVKTWKRRWFILTDNCLYYFEYTTDKEPRGIIPLENLCVKVSEDSRKLNCFDLYSPNSKGHTIKACKTHNDGRVVEGNHQFYRISAPSREERDEWIKSIRASITRDPFYDMVASRKKKLTVNKSN; encoded by the exons ATGATCA AGTTCTCAGATCTCACACCAGAGGAAAACGAAGAGATCAAGAGAGTCCGTTTGCATAAGGAAGAGCTGCAGAACGACATTCAG AGACTGAAGATGGAAATTGCAAAAGTCATCACTGAGCTTGAGAACTTTAATCACACAGAGGAAGG CACACTTGCGGAGAGGAACAAGCTGATGGCCATGGGAAAGAAGAAATTCAACATGGATCCCAAGAAG GGTATAGAGTATTTGGTAGAAAACAAATTGCTATCTCCGAAGGAAGAAGATGTTGCCAAGTTCCTATACAAGGGGGAAGGCCTGCATAAAACAGCCATAGGAGACTATCTTGGAGAGAG aGAGGCAACATACATCAAGACCCTACAATGTTTTGTTGAGCTTCATGAGTTTGCAGATCTCAACCTTGTGCAGGCACTGAG GCAGTTTCTATGGAGCTTCCGGTTGCCGGGTGAAGCACAGAAGATCGACAGAATGATGGAGGCGTTTGCAACACAGTACTGCCATTGCAACCCAGACGTTTTTCAATCAACAG ATACCTGCTACGTGTTGTCCTTTGCCATAATCATGTTGAACACAAGTCTCCATAATCCCAATGTTAAGGACAAGCCAACACTGGAGAGGTTTATAACAATGAACCGTGGGATTAACAATGGAGGGGATCTTCCTCAGGATCTTCTCCGG AATTTGTATGACAGCATCCGGAATGAGCCATTTAAAATcccagaggatgatgggaatGATTTAACACATACATTTTTCAACCCAGATAGGGAAGGATGGCTTTCGAAACTGG GAGGCCGAGTGAAGACATGGAAACGTCGTTGGTTTATTCTGACAGACAACTGCCTGTATTACTTCGAATACACAACA GATAAAGAACCCCGTGGTATTATTCCTTTGGAAAATTTATGTGTCAAAGTGTCTGAAGACTCCAGAAAATTG AATTGCTTTGACTTGTATAGTCCAAACAGCAAAGGTCATACCATTAAAGCCTGCAAAACACACAATGATGGACGGGTTGTTGAAGGGAACCACCAGTTTTACAGGATATCTGCCCCGTCGAGGGAAGAGAGAGATGAATGGATTAAATCAATCAG AGCCAGCATCACGCGAGATCCTTTCTACGACATGGTAGCTTCTCGAAAGAAAAAGTTAACTGTCAacaaatcaaattga